A single Nostoc sp. PCC 7107 DNA region contains:
- a CDS encoding MBOAT family protein: MNFISISYGIFLLSILGIYWTVAEQKWRLWTLLIASLAFYASWSIQYIPLLLTLTFINFRLGREIGKNTSPGEHNLDWQISNEEWQYANADWSSRRLKLLWLGVILNVLLLLGFKYITPILNIVFPIQTNAPEASFKIIAPLGISFFTFECIAYLIDVYRGAPATDYFLKFATYKLFFAKLISGPITRYHNLATQLNTLQFPTAERVAEALWLIARGAVKKGLLADNLGIFVDLCFGNLQRAGSGDLWLATFAYGLQLYLDFNGYVDIACGTALLFGLVLPENFDFPYFSTSIADFWRRWHITLGDWLRNYVYFPLGGSRRGLIRTCWNLFIVMVIAGIWHGSAWGFFVWGILHGIALAIHRLTDDLSDRHEKLAQLWQNPLGIFIAWLLTQLMVFTSWIWFRLPNLQDSSLVFQHLWGHTADAQFAQKVYVEALTISPYQLTWMLMILAAFMGLVYALNGRLKLELNWPIKLVFVPLCFYVVWLLAPEGSLPYIYFDF, encoded by the coding sequence ATGAACTTTATATCAATTTCCTACGGCATATTTTTACTGAGTATATTAGGCATTTACTGGACTGTCGCCGAGCAAAAATGGCGATTATGGACTTTATTAATTGCCAGTCTGGCTTTTTATGCTTCGTGGAGTATTCAATACATACCACTTTTATTAACATTGACCTTTATTAACTTTCGTTTGGGGAGAGAAATTGGCAAAAATACTTCTCCAGGCGAGCATAATCTTGATTGGCAAATCTCTAATGAAGAATGGCAGTATGCTAATGCAGACTGGAGTAGTCGCCGCCTGAAATTATTATGGCTAGGTGTAATATTAAATGTTTTATTATTGCTTGGTTTTAAATATATTACTCCAATATTAAACATAGTTTTTCCTATACAAACCAATGCGCCAGAGGCATCTTTTAAAATAATTGCTCCTTTAGGAATTTCATTTTTCACTTTTGAGTGTATTGCTTATTTAATAGATGTTTATCGCGGCGCTCCTGCTACTGACTATTTCCTTAAATTTGCCACCTACAAACTCTTTTTTGCCAAACTAATTTCCGGGCCAATTACGCGTTACCACAACTTAGCAACTCAGTTAAACACACTCCAATTTCCCACCGCTGAGAGAGTGGCTGAAGCATTGTGGTTAATTGCTAGAGGCGCAGTCAAAAAAGGACTTTTGGCAGATAACTTAGGTATTTTTGTAGATTTATGCTTTGGCAATTTGCAACGCGCAGGTAGTGGTGATCTTTGGTTGGCAACTTTTGCCTATGGTTTGCAATTATATTTAGATTTTAATGGTTACGTAGACATTGCCTGTGGCACGGCTTTGTTGTTTGGTTTAGTTTTGCCAGAAAATTTTGATTTTCCTTACTTCAGCACCAGTATTGCCGATTTTTGGCGGCGCTGGCATATAACTTTAGGTGATTGGTTGCGTAACTATGTATACTTTCCTTTAGGTGGTTCTCGTCGTGGTTTGATACGTACCTGCTGGAATTTATTCATTGTTATGGTAATTGCAGGTATATGGCATGGTTCCGCCTGGGGTTTTTTTGTTTGGGGTATTCTCCACGGAATTGCTTTAGCCATTCATCGCCTTACAGATGATTTGAGCGATCGCCATGAAAAGTTAGCTCAGTTGTGGCAAAATCCTTTAGGTATATTTATTGCTTGGTTGTTAACTCAGTTGATGGTTTTTACTTCTTGGATTTGGTTTCGTTTACCCAATCTCCAAGATTCTTCTTTAGTATTTCAGCACCTTTGGGGTCACACTGCTGATGCACAGTTCGCCCAAAAAGTGTATGTAGAAGCTTTAACTATTAGCCCTTACCAACTAACCTGGATGCTGATGATTTTAGCGGCTTTTATGGGGCTGGTCTACGCTTTAAATGGTCGATTAAAACTAGAGTTAAACTGGCCAATTAAGCTTGTCTTCGTACCGTTGTGTTTTTATGTTGTGTGGTTACTAGCTCCTGAAGGCAGCTTACCTTATATATATTTTGATTTTTAA
- a CDS encoding DNA phosphorothioation-associated protein 4 has product MAANRIKIAKDKAELVKSLVASKDTTGPFQTYVEVMVFAAALGVRYKKRIPLGETTKREPSPIPQENFVSLGHELIIKLLGINETQDIEIISSREEEYEDKRTQIFEEYANGGLEILQTELRGAVDYSERILLFLIAEKDNKEAIHEEFDLTRFLS; this is encoded by the coding sequence ATGGCTGCAAATAGAATCAAGATTGCCAAAGATAAAGCCGAGTTAGTTAAATCATTAGTCGCCTCAAAAGACACAACAGGGCCTTTTCAAACTTATGTAGAAGTGATGGTATTTGCTGCTGCTTTAGGTGTTAGATATAAAAAGCGTATACCTTTAGGCGAGACTACCAAAAGAGAACCTTCCCCCATTCCCCAAGAGAACTTTGTCTCTTTGGGACATGAATTAATAATTAAATTATTAGGAATTAATGAAACACAAGATATAGAGATTATTTCTTCACGAGAAGAAGAATATGAAGATAAACGCACCCAAATTTTTGAAGAATACGCCAATGGTGGACTAGAAATTTTACAAACTGAATTACGTGGAGCAGTAGATTATTCAGAGCGTATTCTTTTATTCTTAATTGCCGAAAAAGATAATAAGGAAGCTATACATGAAGAATTTGACCTTACCAGATTTTTAAGTTAA
- the psbA gene encoding photosystem II q(b) protein, translating to MTTTLQQRSNANVWERFCEWITSTENRIYVGWFGVLMIPTLLAATTCFVIAFIAAPPVDIDGIREPVAGSLIYGNNIISGAVVPSSNAIGLHFYPIWEAASLDEWLYNGGPYQLVIFHFLIGCACYMGRQWELSYRLGMRPWICVAYSAPLASATAVFLIYPIGQGSFSDGMPLGISGTFNFMIVFQAEHNILMHPFHMLGVAGVFGGSLFSAMHGSLVTSSLVRETTETESQNYGYKFGQEEETYNIVAAHGYFGRLIFQYASFNNSRSLHFFLAAWPVVGIWFTALGISTMAFNLNGFNFNQSVIDSQGRVINTWADIINRANLGMEVMHERNAHNFPLDLAAGEVKPVAMSAPAING from the coding sequence ATGACCACAACCTTACAACAGCGTTCTAACGCTAACGTATGGGAGCGCTTCTGCGAGTGGATCACCAGCACCGAAAACCGCATTTATGTTGGTTGGTTTGGTGTACTAATGATCCCTACATTGCTGGCTGCAACCACCTGCTTTGTAATCGCTTTCATCGCTGCTCCTCCAGTAGACATCGATGGTATCCGTGAACCTGTTGCAGGTTCCTTGATCTACGGAAACAACATCATCTCTGGTGCAGTTGTTCCTTCCTCCAATGCGATTGGCTTGCACTTCTACCCAATCTGGGAAGCTGCTTCCTTAGATGAGTGGTTGTACAACGGTGGCCCATACCAACTAGTAATTTTCCACTTCCTCATCGGATGTGCTTGCTACATGGGTCGTCAGTGGGAACTATCCTACCGCTTAGGTATGCGTCCTTGGATCTGCGTAGCTTACTCCGCGCCTTTGGCTTCTGCTACCGCAGTATTCTTGATCTACCCAATCGGACAAGGTTCCTTCTCTGATGGTATGCCCTTGGGTATCTCTGGAACATTCAACTTCATGATTGTGTTCCAAGCAGAACACAACATCTTGATGCACCCCTTCCACATGCTGGGTGTAGCAGGTGTATTTGGCGGTTCCTTGTTCTCTGCGATGCACGGTTCATTGGTAACTTCCTCTTTGGTTCGTGAAACAACCGAAACTGAATCTCAAAACTACGGTTACAAATTCGGTCAAGAAGAAGAAACCTACAACATCGTTGCAGCACACGGTTACTTCGGTCGCTTGATCTTCCAATACGCATCCTTCAACAACAGCCGTTCCTTGCACTTCTTCTTAGCTGCATGGCCTGTAGTCGGTATCTGGTTCACAGCACTAGGTATCAGCACAATGGCCTTCAACTTGAACGGTTTCAACTTCAACCAATCAGTGATTGACTCTCAAGGTCGCGTCATCAACACCTGGGCTGATATCATCAACCGCGCTAACTTGGGTATGGAAGTAATGCACGAGCGTAACGCTCACAACTTCCCCCTAGACTTAGCTGCTGGTGAAGTTAAACCTGTTGCAATGAGCGCTCCTGCTATTAACGGTTAA
- a CDS encoding DGQHR domain-containing protein — protein MRDIASDPTADIAKEYLERENKEKEVLALLLDKFLEKKDRILVQKTEMGGSEAYVGSVSLEWFASRVHFASGLPLLQKNYNQETDNIEIDADSIDEIQQRPVDWTRQAPLVQYLAARKNHKFPPVLVVINQPWVDDALASEWDSEERATKSTTDFTPLDKDAKVGLLNVSEENVTIYALDGQHRLMGVQGLIELIKTGKLQRYKKDKTADDSFITVSDLIEQYQVDPAYLQSLPKEKIGIEFICAVNSGETRNQARRRVRSIFVHVNLMAAPLTKGQLAQLNEDDGFSIVARKIAVTHPLLEQKPNRNPRVNWNSSTVASNSTVLTTLQAIQDMSERYLGQKFPYWKPLEKGLIPMRPENEEIEQGIEEFKKLFDNLANLPSYKILEHEDTPVLRRFSFEKGGGEANILFRPVAQVALAQALGFLVFKKGVSLTTIFKKLKKFDQQGGFTGMEYPKSIWYGVLYDPNKKRVQVSGKELAAKLLIYILGGIQDSMERAELRKALANARTVENKTIGFDGEFVELKEVGLPPVL, from the coding sequence ATGAGAGACATTGCATCTGATCCAACTGCTGATATCGCTAAAGAGTACCTAGAGAGAGAAAACAAGGAAAAAGAGGTACTAGCTTTACTTCTTGATAAGTTTTTAGAAAAAAAAGACCGAATTCTCGTTCAAAAAACTGAGATGGGTGGAAGTGAGGCTTATGTTGGTTCCGTCAGCTTAGAATGGTTTGCCAGCAGAGTTCATTTCGCTTCTGGTTTACCTCTGCTACAAAAAAATTACAATCAAGAGACAGATAACATTGAAATTGACGCAGATAGTATCGATGAAATTCAACAGCGTCCCGTTGACTGGACACGTCAAGCGCCCTTAGTTCAATATTTGGCTGCGAGAAAAAATCATAAGTTTCCTCCCGTACTAGTAGTAATTAATCAGCCTTGGGTGGATGATGCTTTAGCATCTGAGTGGGATAGTGAAGAACGCGCTACAAAGTCTACTACTGATTTTACACCTCTAGATAAAGATGCTAAGGTCGGCTTACTCAATGTCTCTGAAGAGAATGTCACCATTTATGCGCTAGATGGTCAACATCGGTTGATGGGAGTGCAGGGTTTAATTGAGTTAATTAAAACTGGTAAACTCCAGCGATATAAAAAAGATAAAACTGCTGATGATAGTTTTATTACAGTGTCAGATTTAATCGAGCAATATCAAGTAGATCCGGCTTATTTACAAAGCTTACCTAAAGAAAAAATTGGTATTGAGTTCATTTGTGCAGTTAATTCTGGGGAAACTCGTAACCAAGCTAGAAGAAGAGTAAGGTCGATTTTTGTTCATGTTAACTTGATGGCTGCACCTTTAACTAAAGGTCAATTAGCACAGTTAAATGAAGATGATGGCTTTTCTATTGTTGCTAGAAAAATTGCAGTCACTCATCCACTTTTAGAACAAAAGCCAAATCGCAATCCGCGTGTTAATTGGAATAGTTCAACTGTAGCGTCAAACTCTACAGTTTTGACGACATTGCAAGCGATACAAGATATGTCTGAGAGATATTTAGGTCAAAAATTCCCTTATTGGAAACCATTGGAAAAAGGCTTAATTCCGATGCGTCCAGAAAATGAGGAAATTGAACAGGGAATTGAAGAATTTAAAAAGCTATTTGATAATTTAGCTAATTTACCTAGCTATAAAATTTTGGAACATGAAGACACACCAGTTTTACGAAGGTTCAGCTTTGAAAAAGGTGGTGGTGAAGCAAATATACTTTTCCGTCCTGTGGCGCAAGTTGCTTTAGCCCAAGCTTTAGGATTTTTAGTATTTAAAAAAGGGGTTTCTCTAACTACTATTTTCAAGAAGTTGAAAAAGTTTGACCAGCAAGGTGGTTTTACTGGGATGGAATATCCTAAATCTATTTGGTACGGGGTTTTATATGACCCTAATAAAAAGCGAGTGCAGGTTTCTGGAAAAGAATTAGCTGCAAAGTTATTAATTTACATCCTTGGCGGAATTCAAGACTCAATGGAACGTGCTGAACTTCGTAAGGCTTTAGCTAATGCTAGGACTGTAGAAAATAAAACAATTGGTTTTGATGGTGAATTTGTCGAACTAAAAGAAGTAGGACTTCCACCTGTGTTGTAG
- the dndC gene encoding DNA phosphorothioation system sulfurtransferase DndC, with product MTEAQQPENKGQQTRTVAELVEYIQVLTTEIQELYCLDAIPWVVGYSGGKDSTATLQLVWNAILELPPEKRTKPIHVITTDTGVENPYVAAWVRNSLEQMKIAAQEQQMPVEPHLLQPDVKQTYWVGLIGKGYPAPRHKFRWCTGRLKIDPSNLFIRNVIRASGETIVLLGTRKTESTNRAAIMAKREVGRVRERLSPHPSLVNSLLYTPIEDWRTDEVWLYLMQWDNSWGYSNKDLFAMYRGATADNECPLVVDTSTPSCGSSRFGCWVCTLVNSDRSMQAMIQNDEEKEWLQPLIDIRLEDLNIDNDRNKRDFRRIWGEVQLFERNLDGEISVEPIPGPYVKSWREHLLTRLLEAQTKIRQTAPENMRDISLISIEELSEIRRIWLEEKHEFDDSLPRIYQEVTGEEFKDPRPGADLSLLGSDEWTVLEQICAGNEMHLELMAKLLDTERQFRKMSRRVGIYESLEKCFATSSRSKDEAVKNAHLKRDLKTAVEQGDIEKVKQLTLADFVAPDEQASTADTQIDTADNTKTWANMKFKNKQTKN from the coding sequence ATGACTGAAGCACAACAACCAGAAAATAAAGGTCAGCAGACACGTACTGTAGCAGAGTTGGTAGAGTATATCCAAGTTCTGACAACTGAAATTCAAGAATTGTATTGTTTAGATGCCATACCTTGGGTTGTTGGTTATTCGGGGGGTAAGGACAGCACAGCGACTTTACAGCTAGTCTGGAATGCGATATTGGAACTTCCACCGGAAAAGCGAACTAAGCCAATTCATGTTATTACGACTGATACAGGTGTAGAAAATCCTTATGTAGCTGCTTGGGTACGCAACTCACTAGAGCAAATGAAAATAGCGGCTCAAGAACAACAAATGCCTGTAGAACCGCATTTATTACAACCAGATGTTAAACAAACATACTGGGTGGGTTTAATTGGCAAAGGCTACCCAGCACCACGACATAAATTTCGTTGGTGTACTGGACGATTGAAAATTGATCCGTCTAACCTTTTCATACGTAATGTTATCAGGGCTAGTGGTGAAACAATTGTTTTACTAGGAACACGCAAAACTGAAAGTACCAATCGTGCTGCTATCATGGCCAAACGCGAAGTTGGTCGAGTACGAGAACGCCTTAGCCCTCATCCTAGCCTTGTTAACTCATTGCTTTATACTCCTATAGAAGATTGGCGCACTGATGAAGTTTGGCTGTATTTAATGCAATGGGATAATTCTTGGGGATACAGCAACAAAGACTTATTTGCTATGTATCGAGGTGCAACAGCTGATAATGAATGCCCCTTAGTTGTTGATACTTCTACCCCTAGTTGTGGTAGCTCTCGTTTTGGATGTTGGGTTTGCACACTGGTTAATAGTGATAGGTCTATGCAAGCGATGATTCAAAATGATGAAGAAAAAGAATGGTTACAACCTTTAATTGATATTCGCTTAGAGGATTTGAACATTGATAATGACCGTAATAAACGAGACTTCCGCCGTATATGGGGAGAAGTCCAACTATTTGAACGTAACTTAGATGGAGAGATTTCTGTTGAACCAATACCAGGCCCTTACGTTAAATCTTGGCGTGAACATCTATTAACACGACTATTAGAAGCGCAAACAAAAATCCGTCAAACAGCACCAGAAAATATGCGCGATATTAGCCTTATCTCCATTGAAGAATTGAGCGAAATTCGGCGTATTTGGTTAGAAGAAAAACATGAGTTTGACGACAGCTTACCCCGCATTTATCAAGAAGTCACAGGCGAAGAATTTAAAGACCCACGCCCAGGCGCAGACCTTAGCTTATTAGGTAGTGATGAATGGACTGTGTTGGAACAAATCTGTGCGGGTAACGAGATGCACTTAGAATTGATGGCGAAACTTTTAGACACAGAACGTCAATTTCGCAAAATGTCGCGTCGTGTAGGAATTTACGAAAGCTTAGAAAAATGCTTTGCTACTAGTTCTCGTTCTAAAGATGAAGCAGTGAAAAATGCTCATTTAAAACGAGATTTGAAAACAGCAGTTGAACAAGGTGATATTGAAAAAGTCAAGCAGCTAACTTTAGCAGATTTTGTCGCCCCAGATGAACAAGCAAGTACAGCAGATACACAAATTGATACTGCTGACAATACCAAGACTTGGGCAAATATGAAATTTAAAAATAAACAGACAAAGAATTAA
- a CDS encoding helix-turn-helix transcriptional regulator, translating to MGKAGKALKQVLETYSISQNKLAVTMGTGRPNVHRWVNEMTDPVADTLLEIRDALKKINPAAADEFIRLYLGDADHDE from the coding sequence ATGGGAAAAGCAGGAAAAGCGTTGAAACAGGTGTTAGAAACATACAGCATCAGCCAAAACAAGTTAGCAGTAACAATGGGAACAGGACGGCCAAACGTTCACCGATGGGTTAATGAGATGACTGACCCTGTTGCTGATACACTGTTAGAAATTCGTGATGCACTCAAGAAAATTAACCCAGCCGCCGCAGACGAGTTTATCAGGCTGTACTTGGGAGATGCTGACCATGATGAGTAA
- a CDS encoding HNH endonuclease, translated as MKTLNYYYESFSQLNVSTSQKRGVAKYKPILILTIIDLFTRGILNENKIPVSEELVQTFKRYWSILGSKSYQGGLHYPFIHLQSEGFWHLKFKPKYNGLQPKTTNKLRDSVEYASLDDELFDFLQDEYSRQELIDALVTTFFQEQQEELEDILQINQSFQEEDLLTLTSFDHNPKWGVRKAVIRNSFFRKTIVHIYDSKCAFCGLRVTKAKNQNIVDGAHIKPFSQFYDSRIHNGIAFCKNHHWAFDRGWFTADEQYKIIVTKELEEISPHTKPMKDFHGERLLLPNKEQYFPELEAFQWHRQNIFQG; from the coding sequence ATGAAGACCTTAAATTACTATTATGAATCTTTTTCTCAATTAAATGTAAGTACTAGTCAAAAACGTGGTGTTGCTAAATATAAACCAATATTAATTTTAACTATAATTGATTTATTTACACGAGGGATTCTTAATGAAAATAAAATTCCAGTATCAGAAGAATTAGTTCAAACATTTAAGCGATATTGGAGTATTTTAGGTTCTAAGTCTTATCAAGGTGGGTTACACTATCCATTTATTCATCTACAAAGTGAAGGGTTTTGGCATTTAAAATTTAAGCCAAAGTATAATGGACTTCAGCCAAAAACAACTAACAAGCTAAGAGATTCTGTTGAATATGCTTCGTTAGATGATGAACTATTTGATTTTTTACAAGATGAATATTCAAGACAAGAATTAATTGATGCACTGGTAACAACTTTCTTTCAAGAGCAGCAAGAAGAACTTGAAGATATTTTGCAAATTAACCAATCTTTTCAAGAAGAAGACTTACTCACATTAACAAGCTTTGATCATAATCCAAAATGGGGTGTTAGAAAAGCTGTCATTAGAAATTCTTTTTTCCGAAAAACTATTGTTCATATATATGATTCTAAATGTGCTTTTTGCGGACTACGAGTCACTAAAGCCAAAAATCAAAATATTGTAGATGGCGCACACATCAAACCATTTTCCCAATTTTATGACAGTAGAATTCATAATGGTATTGCTTTTTGCAAAAATCACCACTGGGCTTTTGACCGTGGTTGGTTTACAGCTGATGAGCAGTACAAAATCATTGTTACTAAAGAATTAGAAGAAATCTCTCCTCACACTAAGCCAATGAAAGATTTTCATGGCGAAAGACTACTGTTGCCAAATAAAGAGCAATACTTTCCAGAATTAGAAGCATTTCAATGGCATCGCCAAAATATATTTCAAGGTTAA
- a CDS encoding DUF1574 family protein, whose translation MKKVLPDSQQTLVQWVSQATGINTLGVKIRLRGNDLHILCEAIECPQRWRTLSDLLHALQQTNLDVLTNNEQPSIYQVLVYGRKKGENRPQWCHRVHLNQLDKHLEQVEQALKDAESSKPGGAMIISNESLARRGDPNAIAHYLSETLSSLGVGVQVKIKPHQPKDKNQAQTNRLWVFCQSAYSPDSSLLAETIAQKLRFLKLTGYQDAVITSQVSGETSNDWVLRVDLTPPEVMLKEWARWGDIQAIARLLTEVLLEFKVTVQASLKESTLHLFCSPAFDPLEDAPAPDKTKCLDIIVSHLDAIAPQGILGATIYGQRTAQKQPAWIDWISLPAAQHPALATSALELAINGDEPATHFLLERLLNTDLEWRLKTGGIRVILLHKGDLLHIMCDAPICPNRKQVANKITQFVRQLKLPGITGVRVYGRRAGNKEPVWHHGVDFVQRQRLVPEATPEFAAASEYVGELIVKDSQEPIFRPDLTSEEVQNFVTEVARDWIVTTTTTVKNLLLGTQIFTEVGQSAVADPDLQGGLKVALVWGTLGLLLTLQTDWISGQLITRTLPRKPSVNNVAASAKQKPPVPAKAKQQEKLELLTNASGQKLSGAKNSAFNASGFTVNEDDPESTTLIAAPLKEKATASAILLAARSQMPSFNARQLDEQLALYRQQLNIKGNPPDILIIGSSRALRGVDPAALAKGLGKQGYPNLDVFNFGVNGATAQVVDFIIRQVLEPAELPKVILWADGSRAFNSGRDDITFNAIAASPGYQKILEKAQNTAVNQEAAKNSTTSLDKPKTGKKPDEINNYQAINNGLNQILAAFSSSYQNRKQLKSLLHQQLDNLPLISDRNSPETPSTESISESSEDEASLQAVDFDGFLPLSVRFNPARYYQKHPRVTGNYDNDYKSFHIEGNQDTAFQEVLKFTQSQQIPLVFINMPLTAEYLDPVRKKYEQEFQQYMIRLATNPNFIYRDFSQLWPRNNDYFSDPSHLNRFGAYEVSKKLAIDPVIPWITK comes from the coding sequence ATGAAAAAAGTATTACCAGATAGCCAGCAAACTTTAGTGCAATGGGTAAGCCAAGCAACAGGGATTAACACTTTAGGGGTGAAAATCCGGTTGCGGGGAAATGACCTACACATTCTTTGTGAAGCAATCGAGTGTCCTCAACGCTGGCGCACTCTTTCTGATTTACTCCACGCACTTCAGCAAACTAATTTAGATGTCTTAACGAATAACGAACAACCCTCAATATACCAAGTATTGGTTTATGGGCGAAAAAAGGGCGAAAATCGTCCCCAATGGTGCCATAGGGTGCATCTAAATCAATTAGATAAGCATTTAGAACAGGTAGAGCAAGCATTAAAAGACGCGGAATCATCAAAGCCAGGCGGGGCAATGATTATCTCCAATGAGAGTTTAGCCCGTCGCGGCGACCCGAATGCGATCGCTCATTATCTGAGTGAAACTCTGAGTTCTTTGGGTGTGGGAGTTCAAGTCAAAATTAAGCCGCACCAACCTAAAGACAAAAATCAAGCACAAACAAATCGTTTATGGGTTTTTTGTCAATCTGCCTATAGTCCAGATTCTTCATTATTGGCAGAAACAATAGCCCAAAAACTCAGATTTTTAAAACTGACTGGCTACCAAGATGCAGTCATTACTTCTCAAGTTAGTGGGGAAACAAGTAATGATTGGGTATTGCGGGTAGATTTGACTCCTCCAGAGGTGATGCTCAAAGAATGGGCGCGTTGGGGAGATATACAAGCGATCGCGCGGTTATTAACCGAAGTATTATTAGAGTTTAAAGTCACTGTCCAAGCATCACTTAAAGAATCAACTCTGCATCTTTTTTGCTCCCCAGCTTTTGATCCTTTAGAAGATGCACCCGCACCCGATAAAACGAAATGTCTGGATATTATCGTATCGCACTTAGATGCGATCGCCCCCCAAGGGATTCTTGGCGCTACCATCTACGGTCAAAGAACAGCCCAAAAGCAACCCGCTTGGATTGATTGGATTTCCTTACCTGCGGCGCAACACCCAGCCTTGGCTACCTCCGCTTTAGAGTTAGCAATTAATGGAGATGAACCAGCTACTCATTTTTTACTAGAACGCTTACTAAATACTGATTTAGAATGGCGCTTGAAAACAGGCGGTATTCGCGTAATTTTACTCCACAAAGGTGACTTACTTCACATTATGTGCGATGCGCCTATATGTCCCAACCGTAAACAAGTAGCTAATAAAATTACCCAGTTTGTCCGCCAGTTAAAATTACCGGGAATCACCGGAGTAAGAGTTTACGGTCGTCGTGCGGGGAATAAAGAACCAGTTTGGCATCATGGCGTGGATTTTGTGCAGCGCCAACGTTTAGTTCCCGAAGCTACCCCAGAGTTTGCTGCGGCTTCCGAATATGTGGGTGAACTGATAGTTAAAGATAGTCAAGAGCCCATTTTCCGCCCTGATTTAACCTCAGAAGAAGTTCAAAATTTTGTCACAGAAGTAGCGCGAGATTGGATTGTAACTACCACCACAACAGTTAAAAATTTACTGTTAGGCACACAAATATTTACAGAAGTTGGACAGTCAGCCGTCGCCGATCCTGATTTGCAAGGTGGACTCAAAGTTGCTTTAGTTTGGGGAACATTGGGATTGTTACTCACTCTCCAAACCGATTGGATTAGTGGTCAACTTATCACGCGAACATTACCCCGTAAGCCATCGGTAAATAATGTTGCTGCATCTGCTAAACAAAAGCCACCAGTACCAGCCAAAGCAAAACAGCAAGAAAAATTAGAATTATTGACTAACGCATCTGGGCAAAAATTATCAGGTGCAAAAAATTCAGCCTTCAATGCCTCTGGGTTTACAGTCAATGAGGATGATCCTGAGTCTACAACTTTAATTGCCGCACCATTAAAAGAAAAAGCTACAGCATCAGCAATTTTATTAGCAGCGCGATCGCAAATGCCCAGTTTTAATGCACGGCAATTAGATGAGCAACTAGCTTTGTATCGGCAACAATTAAATATTAAAGGAAATCCGCCCGATATATTAATTATTGGTTCTTCGCGGGCTTTGCGAGGTGTTGATCCGGCTGCATTAGCCAAAGGGTTAGGAAAACAGGGATATCCCAATCTTGATGTATTCAACTTTGGTGTAAATGGTGCGACAGCCCAAGTGGTCGATTTTATTATTCGTCAAGTACTTGAGCCAGCAGAACTACCAAAAGTAATTCTTTGGGCCGATGGTTCTCGCGCTTTTAATAGTGGTCGAGACGATATCACATTTAATGCGATCGCAGCTTCTCCAGGCTATCAAAAAATCTTAGAAAAAGCCCAAAATACGGCTGTTAATCAAGAAGCTGCTAAAAATTCAACAACATCTCTAGACAAACCAAAAACTGGGAAAAAGCCGGATGAAATTAATAATTATCAAGCTATCAATAATGGTTTAAATCAGATTTTAGCTGCTTTTTCTAGTAGTTATCAAAATCGCAAACAGCTTAAATCCTTACTGCATCAGCAACTTGATAATTTGCCATTAATTAGCGATCGCAATTCCCCAGAGACACCATCCACTGAATCTATTTCTGAAAGTTCCGAAGATGAAGCTTCTCTGCAAGCAGTTGATTTTGATGGTTTCTTACCTTTGTCGGTGCGCTTTAATCCGGCTCGATACTATCAAAAACATCCCAGAGTTACAGGCAATTATGATAATGACTATAAATCATTTCATATAGAAGGTAATCAAGATACAGCCTTCCAAGAAGTTTTGAAATTTACTCAATCTCAGCAAATTCCTCTGGTATTTATTAATATGCCTCTCACTGCCGAGTATTTAGATCCAGTTCGGAAAAAATATGAGCAAGAATTTCAACAATACATGATTCGTCTGGCGACAAATCCTAATTTTATTTACCGAGATTTTAGCCAACTTTGGCCAAGAAATAATGACTATTTTTCTGACCCCAGCCATCTTAACCGCTTTGGTGCTTACGAAGTCTCCAAAAAACTAGCAATAGACCCTGTAATTCCTTGGATAACAAAGTAG